The Hypomesus transpacificus isolate Combined female chromosome 12, fHypTra1, whole genome shotgun sequence genome segment ttagactgggcactgactgGGGCGGTCTAGTGAGTGAGCCAGTGATGCGGGCCTGGGCCCAGGCCTGGGTAGGGCTGACTcacaaagtctctctctctctgctgcctctcctccacctccctcatcaGGTCTGCAGTCCTCTGGAGCTTCGCAtccaccagctgctgctgcagctcctTGTGCTTGAACACCTTGTCAATGTGCTGAGGGCAGAcgagacaggcagtcagacgcAGGCAGTCAGACGCAGGCAGTCAGACGCAGGCAGTCAGACGCAGGCAGTCAGacgcaggcagtcagacagacgcCGGCAGTCAGATAGacgcaggcagtcagacagacgcagtcagtcagacagacagacagagtcagacagacagacagtcagaggcagtcagacagacagaggcagtcagtcagtcagacagacagacagagtcagacagacagaggcagtcagtcagtcagacagacagaaaccaaAAACACCATCTCAACAGACAAGGGAACTAAGAGGCTAGGACACAAGGAGGAGGTGTTTTGGCATCACAATACAGAAATCCCACACAACCAATCGTCCCCCTCGAGACACGTGCTCCGCCAGGCAAGCCGTTGCCGCGCGGGCGCCCCTGCATACCTCCTCCCGGAGTTCGTACTGCTCGATGAGCTTCTTGAGCTTTTCCGCCAGCTCCATGTTCTCCTGGCGCAGCTTGGTGTTGTGGGCGTTGTGCTGCTCCATCTGGACCTCGATCTCGCTCAGCGTCATCTGGAAGTGCAGCGTGGCCTCCCGCCTCCGCTCCTCGTACTCGCGAGAGCGCTGGGTGTTCTCCTCCTGGGTGACACGCAACACAGCCTCCCGGTCACAACCCGGCACCCTCACCGCGTCCACTCCTCGTCCTCGAGGGGCGCCGTCCTGCATGTTgttgatgtttccctgctccaacacacccgattcaattaaaagggttgttataacgacccttcattcgaatcaggtgggctggatcagggaaacgtctcaaacatgcagaacagcggccctcgaggattaggatttgacacccctgctttaaTGTATTGGCTCAACCTGTGATAACCAACTGGGAAACTATTTGACTAATGGTAACCTAACACCTTCGACTAACTAGTGCCTTTGAGGACTTGtttgtttcctaggctaaccaGCTTGATGTTTAATTCTTTGAAAATGACCAACTCAATTCATGCATGACTGAACAGTAGGGGTGGAACAATATATtgcaattattttttttaacaatatgtatcgtagagttatggcaatatttttacaatatgacgtccgttggatcctattggttgagctaccagcacgcgacctactctgcacctgtgtcatgcgtgcattcattgcattcacagaaatcgcttGAACTGAGTTAACAAAAttgtacaacaaagaaaataattttaaaagtttcatgttttggaaaaaaatctgttaattgaatttcagtttcatttaaaatgttgttcaaaatattgtattgtacacccagtatcgtgatacgtatcGCATCGTGAGCCGAGTGTATGGTTACACCCCTACTGAACAGCAAACGAAAAATCGCGTTTCCACAGCGACCAACTACAGAAGCATGCTTCCATGTAAACAACTGACGAGCTATAAGACAAGGAACCAGCTTACGAGCTGACAAAACCAACCCACCTTCAGGGTTTTGTTGTGTCTCTGCAGCTCTCGACACAGACTCTCCAGCTTGCTGCGAGCCAGGATGGCTTTGCTGTGCTCCCCCTGGAGGTGGACCTTCTCCTTGACCACCTGAGACTGCTTCTTCTGGAGCGCCTTCGCCTGCTTCTGCACGCTGCGGCTCTCCTCCAGCTGTGGACGACAGTCGAGGGTTCGACCACGCCGTCAGATCACGAGGGTCAACCGAAACACGTTTGTTCTTAGCTTGAACCATGACGGGTATACAGAACAGCGAGGGCTAGGACGTCGCTTGACACTTTGGTGTGGATGGAGGCCATCACAGTGTCATAACTGACggaagtttctctctctctcgctctctctcgctctctctcgctcgcgtCTACTCACCAGGTCAGCATACTTTTTACACAAGGCAGCCAGCTTCTCTTCTGGAGatgccagggtgttgagggccTGCATCAGCAGCAGAACCTCTTTACCTGTGCACACAGCAcgacaacattacaaacacattACAGCTGGCTGGGAGTGGGCTGTCGAGTGTGGCCACGAACGAAAGACTTCCCTTAACATGACGGACATCGACATGGCTTGCTGCAAGTGAGGAATGGCGACAATTCAGTGTGAATTTGGGATCCTACCTAATCCCTTTGGTTCCTTCTTGCATTTGGTGCCACCTCCAGGGTCCAGATCGGGGTTGTTGGGGTCCAAGAAGCTGTCCTCCCTCCCGGAGGTGTTCCCTCTCAGCTCGTCCCCGCAGGTGACCCCCACCAgcccaaacacacccacatcctCCTGGTGGGTCAGAGGAGATGACAGGAGAACCAAGAGAACGTGTGAAACAAAGGGATAGCATATGAAGCCATTTCAGATATGATTGGAATTGGGTCTCGGGGCTGTTCACCTGGCTGGGGCTGTCTAGATCAGAGGGTGTGTCGCTACCGCCTACCAAGCCTCTGGTGGCCACCTcgatcccacacacacctgggctcTCCATCGCGCTTCTACTACCAGACTATGAGTGCGACATAGAAACGGGAGGGGGGAGAGTCCAAGTTTAGGCACTAATAATCAAGTTTGGCTGTGGCATTTAAACACGCGGACTGCTGAGTCGCAGCTTATGTGAAATCACAGCCTGGTTTGACCCACAGTCAAATCTGAATAGAGGATTACCACGTGCTTGAATGTAGCAAGTAGCGGTAACACCGATGGAAACACACTGGGCCACATGGGACCCTGCGTAACGagtaacatacacacatacaaacatgcaaAAATGAAATATGGTGACCTAAATTGGTAACCTATTTTAATGCATTTCATATCGTTCACTGTCTGCATAGAAAGACATGAACGTCAACCCGCATAGTTTTAACAGTTGCTCACACCGCGGAAGTGGGtgaaaacacacgcacatgacAAAAGTGACATTTAGCAAGAAACACATCCATAGATTGCTAGTTGGCTTAATAACTCAAGCATTGGTCAATACAACAGAAGGACAGCCTCATACAAATCCACTGACACCACTTAAACACTGAGCTAAACGTTCAAACTAGCTCACTAGCTAGTGCTAAGTTAGCTAGCCAACCTGCTAACACAATTGAATCATGAATCTGAATACCTAGCTCCGTTAGTGGCTACTATGATGCCAATTAAACGGATACTAGTATCCTAAATAATTATTCCAAGTGTGACTACCTGGTAGGACAACAGGTTGAAACCGACAACGGATCAACGCGATGGCAGTCACGCTAGTTCAAGTGTGCTGGGGCTGATGATGTACCAAGCCTGTTACGCACACTTAGCTAGCTCACAACCTGTCAGGCTAGCTGGTTCGACTAGCTTGCAACTTCCTTCGCAACGGTTTTAAACACTAACCGCGCGTCTTCGGCTCACAATGAGGTCTAACATCAATGTAAGAAGTACCCTAGGGGTTTGTAACACGTTACAACCAGTCCAACAAGTCAAACTGCAATTAAGTTTCACAGATGTACCTGGTTGTTTTCACTGTCAGTGTCTCTCGCACCCGAATGTGTCGCCATGATGTGACGCAATTCACGATTGAAGGCACTTCATTGACAAGCTAAACCTGTGGCGCAAGTTCCAGAGAGCAAAACAAATTTAAAAGTGCACATTAAGACATTATAGTCTATCTGAGTATACATTACTGGTATATATGCTTTGTACAAGGCTTGTTGTATGTTACAAAAAACGACTTTTGGAGACGGAGAACGACATAGATGTTCGGTGATGGCTCATCTCTGCACTGATCTGTGTAAGCTTTAATATCGTAACCACAGATATAAAAAATGAATGGAAACAATTATGCAACACATTGAGAGagaaatacatatttatttgGAAAAACTGCAAACAGGTATTTTCATCACCACAGATAAAAGCAACACAAGGTTTGCATAGTTATACAAAACAACACGCTATAAAAGAAAGCCATAATGAGAAATGCATGATCTGTAAAAGGGAAAGAGAATAATGGAATGGATGTGAATGAAATAAGAAAACAATTATATTGTGCAAACTGTCTCCATCAACCTTTTTCCATTCCCCAGTCTAGTGTACATGTACTTCCCACTACAGACAGATAGAAAAGTAAAACAGACAGAATAAGAAAAAAAGtgaacacatttattttaaCAAATCAGCCCAAAGTAGAATGATTCCATCTAAGACTTGAACAAAAGCCTTACAGTTGTACAACCCAACAGTTCCTCTCAGGTTGCAGTAGGGTCATTAAGCTACCAATAATTGCAGGTCCTTCATGATGTCTCCTACAGGCCAACACAACTGGCACCAATGCACTGTTAGATCCAAAGAGAGCCGATAGGCAGAATCAAGATGGCCGACATAACTCCCCTGcatatttattgttttttttttatcttattATACCTATCACCTCCTCTCAGATCTGTGTAagtgctgggggaggagagctATTGTGTGGAGCGTGGAAGGTGATATGGGAGGGGTCAGTCTAGCTGTCATCCCCCTGGAGCATGTCCTCGATCTCCTGGTCCCACTTGTCATCCTTGTTGTCCGACTCGGCCACCACCTCGTActcctgcagctcctgctgGAGCTCCTTCTCCCAGTCTGAAcactcctctggaacacagagcCACACGGGGCAGTTCAAAGACTTTTCTGGAATCCAGAACCACCAACAAAACATGACAATCACCCTCCTAAACCCAGAACCATCCTGCTCTAATACCCATACTGAACTGAAAGACCCGTCCGAACACCACCAGATTTATGCCGTCGTAGACGTTAACACCAGATGATACCACAGGAGAGCAGCTGTCTCACTGTCCCCTACCTCGGTTTCtctgttagttttttttacctttATAAGTAGCAGAGACACTGAGACCCAGGTCTCCTTTATAGGTGACCCCTGCAATTACAAAacttaaataaaaacaaaacacgaCACAAAAACGGATACGGAAACATGAGCAAAATAATTCAGCGCAACGTTTTCCGAGCCACTCCTCttttctccctgcctcccctcaccctctcacacctCTGTGAcctcaccctcccacccccccctctcaccctctggaGTTTCTGTCTCCCCCTTCTTGTCCAGGACCAGCTGCTTCATCTCCTTCCTCAGGTCTTCCTGGTCGATGTCGCATGTGTCAAAGGCGTCGCTCACAAACTCAGACACCCCCGGACTGGTGgagatctcctcctcctcgtgctGCTGTCgtcacaagcacaaacacacacgccgcATGTGTACACGCGCAAACACAGGGGACGCGTTATAGTGTTCTTTGAATTCCTCCTCCTTTATCTCTTTCGAGCCTTCCTTTCCTTGAGAAATCCCTGAAATGATACCTGAGGTGTTGAGAAGAAGTTGGGGGGGGAAAGTTGAGAAGAAGATCATCGACAAGCAAGACATTCCCTTACCTCTGCAGTTTTGGACCTGTCACTGATGGACACAGGAGGGGTCTTGGGTCTGATGTTCTCTGCAGAAGAAGAACCCACAGCTTAGCGGAGACATAAAGACATGGTCACTCTCACCCCCAATGAAACCCCAACACGCTCAAAAGCGTATCAGTGTCTAACCCTAAGTCCAGGACTCCCAGAACAACATCAGCAGTGTTCACGAGAGAAATATCCAAAGCTGGAAGTTACCGGTGAGGCTGACGTCTTCCGGGTGGGCCACCTCCTTGTCCTCGGTGTCCCTGGGCTCTGAGGCCTGCTGCTGGGCAGCCAGGGCTGTCAGCTGGGCCGACTGTTTCACAAGGGACACCCTGTAGAAGTAGTTCCTCCAGAACATCTCCTCCTTGAcgctgcagaaacacacacacacatggaaaaacACACACGAAATGGACACGCACGCTGTTCAGATACAAGTCCCTGGAGATGACCTTGTTGgtaagtggatgtgtgtgtgtgctcactgtTTGGGGACGAGGTCAAAGCGCATCCGGTTCAGTAGTTCGTCCTCCTGCAGCATCACCATAGCGATGGGGTACATCTGCTCCGAGTCGAAGTGGAACTGGACGCCAGCAGGGGGGTCACGCAGGAAGTTCCTTCGGTCCTGGAACACATaccacatcagccagtcagaacAGGGCATTCTGTGCACACAATAAACACAACCGCCACTTTTGGCTCCATCTACAGTACCCTAGCAACCAATGGAAACAGTTGGTTCTGTGTGCGGAGCGGCCACGGAGCCGTCAGCACCACGGACAGTGACACAAGCGAGCTCGCGGACAGATCACGGGCTGaatctttctcctctttcccgCTACGCACCTAACAACCCCACAGAAATCCTGAACTAGGTAGCAAAGCAAGAAAGGAGTTGGACGCATCTCCGTCAAAACTGTATTGTTTGGTTAACTGTGTACTCTAAGCCAGGTATGAGTCTCCGGTCCCAAGGACGCTTGATGGAGAAGATTCCCTCGTGGTGGAACCCTAACTGGGTTCCTTTATTTTTTCCGTTTAACTTTTAAATATATGCACACCTCTTGGTCCAAGTACATGCATCACTGCCTCTGTGGTTGCAGCACTATGGGCCTAGCACCCCTAACTGCCAATGAAAACCAAACGTACTGCAGACAGAGCCAGGATCTGCTGCTGAATGGTCTCCTCCTCACTGTATCCCACCCAGGGAGGAACAGCTGCAtctggagaaacacaaacacaaatcacaTATTGTATTCTATTTAGCCatcattgtgacaaatgacttAACTGGTGCCCACAAATAAATACCAAGatcaacctaaaccctcagcaAAGGACACCAAGAGAGAATATAAACAGAAGAAACTTTGAGTTGGGGCACTGTTGGGGCGGCAAAAGCAGACCATATAAACATGACAGCACTGAAATTGTGAAACTTGGCATGGTACCCAAGCCTTAagtaaagtattttttttaaatgattcaGACTTTGAAGGTGCCACCAAATCACACTCACCTGACTTCTTGGCCTTCTTTTCCTCCACaaatttctgttgttctttttgaAAATCTCCTAGAATTGTCTGTGGGCAAAGATTACAAAGTCAACATGTGTGAAGAGTGTCAGCTTTCTCTTGAATGTTTGCTATGTCTAGAATGACAGGAACGCGTCTGGGCCTACAAAACCACACGGAACGTATCCAAGAGGTAAAATGGTTGCCAGACACCTTGTCAATAATTCCATCGATGTTCCCATCTTCTACGCTCTTTTTGATGTTCTGTGCGGTCTCGGAAACAGAGTCTGATATCTTCTTAGTGGCACTACTTGCAAAGCTGAAGATGTATTCTGTGTAAGGATATATTCACAACGCATGTGATTGTTATCAGAAAGCTGTACATTATGTACCTGCGCCTCTTTTACCCGTACATCCTCGAGTTAGAGGACCAATCATTTTAATTTACTGTGCAAATAAAACTTAACCAATCGATTTTAAATAAACAGTCGTACCGCTGAGTCCCTTTCCTGCTTCTTGGGGTTGCTGTTGAGGAGCTGGCTCCTGCTCTGGCTCCTGCTCTGTCTGTTGTTTGTTTACTTCGTTCTGAGCTTGGACAATCTTCTCCACCTCGACAACCTCGACGGGTAACTTCGTATTCTCCGTGTTGGAGGACGTGGTGTCCTGTATACCAAGCCACGATCCCCAGCCCTTAAACATCGTGATTTAaaactgatgttgtttttcctacCCAAAAGAAAAATCAAAGATTTGCTTTCATGACCTGCCACTTGTTGTGACGTACCCAGGAAGTAAAGTAAGCAGGGCTCTTCTTCGTGGGTTGTTTTGGCTTGAAAGGAAGAAGCACATTCCGCCACCTACTGTtgatacattttattttgtatttttttgcagTGTTTTGGGTTGCTTGTCAATGCGCAAGATGGGGAAATGCTTACTATAGTCGGTCTAGTATTGGGTTTCAATATTCATTGCACAAATGTCGACAAATATTTTGTATTAAGACCAAAATATCAAAGACAATTACATTTGAGGCAATAATATTCCTTAACAACAGGTGGCAGTAAATCGCCTGTTTTACATTGATTCAGGTTACAGCAGTAAGCGAGGAAGACCGCTTGAAATATTGAAGCTACCGGTGAAGTTGAATTATTAAGCAAAGCGGTAATTTCAGAAACAACAGCGATAAGAACGTGTCTGGTAAGGGATGTTTAATCTTCATTAGCTAACTATTTGGTGGGGCAATAAACGTATTTTACCCCGGTTGGCTGTAAGGCTGCCACGGTCATAGATATCAAATAGGTATAACGCTAGGTATCTTGCTACGTCACGCGCTTAGCAAATGTGAAAGTAAATATAGGCCTAGTGACACTATGTTGTAGCCTAAGGaaacaaatgtatgtttttcttGCTGTCTGTTTCTGATGGAATATTTTGGGATTAATGTCACTGATCTTAGCATACTAGACTTTCCTAATACTTTCCTAGTAGCGGCAGTAGCGGCTTTCACCTATCCAGTTGTTTAAAGATTAGCCTAGAGATCACGGACGGGACGAGTAGCCTATCAATTGATTGTGGCTCCAACAGTCCCTATTACGCTGTCCATCGGTAGTTCTCCTTTTCATGTGTATTAATTTGTCTGTACAGATTGGTGACGTTGCCACAGTAGCGAATAGCCTCACAACGCACATCGCAGTTATCATAACAAAATTCCACACAAtgctcctctttctttctgccaTCATCATGCCATATCTCACTACTAGGCCGACAGCCAAAAGTAAATAAATTAAATCACTGAAATAAACATCTtagtatttatatttttatctgTGGATCGATCCTTTTGATACATCTGTATAAAAAATATTGATGCTTCAGGATCGATCTGCCCGACCCCTACTTCACAAAATCCAGAATAGCACAAGTGCATGGCCAAATGTGGGAACACGGAGGGGAATCTACTGGGCACATTGCCAAGTAGGCTAAACAAATCAATTGACTGTCATTGTGTCTCCAGTGCCAGGATGAAGACTCTAATCGTGTTCGACTTCGACCACACCCTGGTGGACGATAACAGCGACACCTGGTTGGTCCGGTGTGCGCCAGACCAGAACCTTCCCGACTGGCTGATGAACACCTACCAGAGAGGCCGCTGGACAGAGTACATGGGCCGCGTCATGACCTACATCGGCGAGAACGCCGTCAGCAAGGAAGCCATACAGCGCGAGATGGAGACCATACCCTTCACGGACGGCATGATCGAACTGCTGACCTTCATCGGCGCCAACAAGAGCGAGGTGGACTGCATCGTGGTGTCGGACGCCAACTGCCTCTTCATCGAGTGGATTCTCCACGCGGGGGGCGTCCGGGGCGCCGTCGACCAGGTGTTCAGCAACCCGGCGTCGTTCGACGAGCGCGGCTTCATGACGGTGCGCTGCCACCACTCCCACCAGTGCTCCCGCTGCCCGGTCAACATGTGCAAGAGGAAGATTCTGGAAGACTTCCTGGCTGAGAAGGCCAGCGGGGGGGTGGAGTACCGCAGGGTGTTCTACGCGGGCGACGGAGGGAACGACTTGTGCCCGGCCTGGTGCCTCCGCGTCGGGGACGTGGTGCTGCCCAGGAGGGGCTTCACCCTGGAGAAGTTGCTGGAGAGGCTGCAGAGCGGCCAGGCCCCACAGGAGCTCCAGCCAGTCGGGTTGAAGCCCAGtgtcctgccctgggccagCGGTACAGAGATCCTGGAGGAACTGAAAACTTGCATTGAGAAGTCTACAGAGGGAGTTTAGATGGCTgccgttgtgtgtgtttttgatatcATCAGTACTGTTTAACACTGAATAAGGCCTTGTCACCAATTCAATTGTCAGGACAAATGTTACTGGtctgtagattttttttaagggCCAGATTGCTGCTATGACTGCTTTCACTCTATTTTAACAGAAGATTAATTAATCTAAATGATTGTTCAAATATGTTTTTGGGAAGATCTTGTGTAAATATTAAGACTGTACTATCAATTCTGTAAAATACAGAAGCATGGTTTATATATGATTTTACCTGTTCATTTTAATAAATGATCTTTCTAGTCAGTTGTCAGTGCCTCTGTATTATTCCACATTCCACATCTAATCATCTACGAACGGCCATACTAAGACCGTGTTGACGAATATTTATTTTAAGAAGAATATTCAATTTCAAGTACATTGTTTTTACGCAGAGCCTTCTGTTTGAGATCGACagttctgtctcctcccccaggtcatTCTGCACCGGTAACGTTTCCGTTCAGCTATTGACGGTGAAATCTGATTGGTCGAGAGGAACTAGTCCTGTGGTTAATTGCAAGGGCCCGCAGGTTCAGGATCTTGTAGATGAGCATAGAGTGAGGTGAGCCTTCCAAACAAACATGGTGTAGAACTGTATTCTCTGCATCAGAAGGCGTGATCTGTCGGTGAATAACAAAGGGAGGTATTGAATGCGTTGACCTGGGGACTTTTTGCGGGTGCCAAATCAGTTTTTAATTCCGATGAGGACATAACGTTCGACCAGGTAGGCATGTGTGTGCTGGAGCGCTTCAATGAAGATCAAAGAAAAGAAACGGTGAGATGACGGGATGGTATTTTAATATATTGCCTCAATGGCTTTTTGTCTTTGGTAAACTCATGCAATTGAGTTGGCATCCAAATACGCTAAAACCACAAGCAACCAAACCTGACATACTCCATGTGTTGACGTTGTTGTCCAGAAGCCGCATGTCTTTTACACAAGAGAAACTTAATCTGTAATCTGATACGGAGAACTCAACACCATATGTGATGTGAATGAATGTGAAACACTATAAGCTTATTCATGGTGCACGAGGTGATCATCGTTAGTGCATTTTTCTAAGGGGAACTGACACGACACGATGTCGACATTTAACTCGTATTTCAGGGCCATTATGTCCGTTAGGCGTCAGGATGAGTACACGTATGATTTCTGCGATGCCGCCCACCCCTACGAGGTTCTTGATGCGCTCCAAGGGTTCTACACGCAGGGCTTGTTCACCGATATCGCTCTTCAGGGCTCTGCCGGCATAGTCCTCCACTGCCACAAAGTGGCGCTGTGCGCCCGTAGCTCCTACTTCAGAGTCATGTTCACAGCGGATATGAGGGAGAAAACCAACAGTCT includes the following:
- the syap1 gene encoding synapse-associated protein 1 isoform X3 is translated as MFKGWGSWLGIQDTTSSNTENTKLPVEVVEVEKIVQAQNEVNKQQTEQEPEQEPAPQQQPQEAGKGLSEYIFSFASSATKKISDSVSETAQNIKKSVEDGNIDGIIDKTILGDFQKEQQKFVEEKKAKKSDAAVPPWVGYSEEETIQQQILALSADRRNFLRDPPAGVQFHFDSEQMYPIAMVMLQEDELLNRMRFDLVPKHVKEEMFWRNYFYRVSLVKQSAQLTALAAQQQASEPRDTEDKEVAHPEDVSLTENIRPKTPPVSISDRSKTAEQHEEEEISTSPGVSEFVSDAFDTCDIDQEDLRKEMKQLVLDKKGETETPEEECSDWEKELQQELQEYEVVAESDNKDDKWDQEIEDMLQGDDS
- the txlng gene encoding gamma-taxilin isoform X1 — its product is MATHSGARDTDSENNQSGSRSAMESPGVCGIEVATRGLVGGSDTPSDLDSPSQEDVGVFGLVGVTCGDELRGNTSGREDSFLDPNNPDLDPGGGTKCKKEPKGLGKEVLLLMQALNTLASPEEKLAALCKKYADLLEESRSVQKQAKALQKKQSQVVKEKVHLQGEHSKAILARSKLESLCRELQRHNKTLKEENTQRSREYEERRREATLHFQMTLSEIEVQMEQHNAHNTKLRQENMELAEKLKKLIEQYELREEHIDKVFKHKELQQQLVDAKLQRTADLMREVEERQQRERDFLLKDAAESRHKCEMMKEQETQLKQQLSLYMDKFEEFQTTLAKSNEVFTTFRQEMEKMTKKIKKLEKETTQWRTKWETNNQALLQMAEEKTLKDTHYKALQGKLERLEKLCRALQKERNDLDDKLGLLQEPPCTAPPEPKDGEPSAGEGGAGAGCERTEVQASSTAETGPDEAAQPED
- the syap1 gene encoding synapse-associated protein 1 isoform X2 codes for the protein MFKGWGSWLGIQDTTSSNTENTKLPVEVVEVEKIVQAQNEVNKQQTEQEPEQEPAPQQQPQEAGKGLSEYIFSFASSATKKISDSVSETAQNIKKSVEDGNIDGIIDKTILGDFQKEQQKFVEEKKAKKSDAAVPPWVGYSEEETIQQQILALSADRRNFLRDPPAGVQFHFDSEQMYPIAMVMLQEDELLNRMRFDLVPKHVKEEMFWRNYFYRVSLVKQSAQLTALAAQQQASEPRDTEDKEVAHPEDVSLTENIRPKTPPVSISDRSKTAEHEEEEISTSPGVSEFVSDAFDTCDIDQEDLRKEMKQLVLDKKGETETPEGVTYKGDLGLSVSATYKEECSDWEKELQQELQEYEVVAESDNKDDKWDQEIEDMLQGDDS
- the syap1 gene encoding synapse-associated protein 1 isoform X1, coding for MFKGWGSWLGIQDTTSSNTENTKLPVEVVEVEKIVQAQNEVNKQQTEQEPEQEPAPQQQPQEAGKGLSEYIFSFASSATKKISDSVSETAQNIKKSVEDGNIDGIIDKTILGDFQKEQQKFVEEKKAKKSDAAVPPWVGYSEEETIQQQILALSADRRNFLRDPPAGVQFHFDSEQMYPIAMVMLQEDELLNRMRFDLVPKHVKEEMFWRNYFYRVSLVKQSAQLTALAAQQQASEPRDTEDKEVAHPEDVSLTENIRPKTPPVSISDRSKTAEQHEEEEISTSPGVSEFVSDAFDTCDIDQEDLRKEMKQLVLDKKGETETPEGVTYKGDLGLSVSATYKEECSDWEKELQQELQEYEVVAESDNKDDKWDQEIEDMLQGDDS
- the phospho2 gene encoding pyridoxal phosphate phosphatase PHOSPHO2, yielding MKTLIVFDFDHTLVDDNSDTWLVRCAPDQNLPDWLMNTYQRGRWTEYMGRVMTYIGENAVSKEAIQREMETIPFTDGMIELLTFIGANKSEVDCIVVSDANCLFIEWILHAGGVRGAVDQVFSNPASFDERGFMTVRCHHSHQCSRCPVNMCKRKILEDFLAEKASGGVEYRRVFYAGDGGNDLCPAWCLRVGDVVLPRRGFTLEKLLERLQSGQAPQELQPVGLKPSVLPWASGTEILEELKTCIEKSTEGV
- the txlng gene encoding gamma-taxilin isoform X2 codes for the protein MESPGVCGIEVATRGLVGGSDTPSDLDSPSQEDVGVFGLVGVTCGDELRGNTSGREDSFLDPNNPDLDPGGGTKCKKEPKGLGKEVLLLMQALNTLASPEEKLAALCKKYADLLEESRSVQKQAKALQKKQSQVVKEKVHLQGEHSKAILARSKLESLCRELQRHNKTLKEENTQRSREYEERRREATLHFQMTLSEIEVQMEQHNAHNTKLRQENMELAEKLKKLIEQYELREEHIDKVFKHKELQQQLVDAKLQRTADLMREVEERQQRERDFLLKDAAESRHKCEMMKEQETQLKQQLSLYMDKFEEFQTTLAKSNEVFTTFRQEMEKMTKKIKKLEKETTQWRTKWETNNQALLQMAEEKTLKDTHYKALQGKLERLEKLCRALQKERNDLDDKLGLLQEPPCTAPPEPKDGEPSAGEGGAGAGCERTEVQASSTAETGPDEAAQPED